One genomic window of Octopus bimaculoides isolate UCB-OBI-ISO-001 chromosome 2, ASM119413v2, whole genome shotgun sequence includes the following:
- the LOC106873212 gene encoding zinc finger protein OZF — protein MEENSSKSQDYGEIQSNNNDLSHHPQVGIEKKSYTCDICGKTFSEKQIFTSHKCKHTGEKPYLCESCGKSFSFRCEFTSHLRMHTGEKPYHCDTCGRTFTHRSTLTNHKRIHPDEKPYHCDICGKAFSENETLIHHLHIHTGEKPYQCKICSKAFSHKCKLIYHMRIHTGEKPFHCDTCGKTFSQKGKLINHKRIHTGLKPYHCDICGKAFAERGTLTGHIRIHTGEKPFHCDICGKSFTHKVHLTHHRSSHSGEKPFHCDTCGKGFSVKSTFISHKRIHTGEKPYHCDICGRAFTNTGARSLHKHIHTGEKPYQCDICSKAFSHKCKLTYHKRIHTGEKPFRCDTCGKTFSQKGKLTNHNRIHTGEKPYHCDICGKTFAESGTLTGHIRIHTGEKPYHCDICGKSFTRNVYLLHHKNSHSVLKPYPCDSCGKDFSHKSTLIAHKRTHPGLNPFHCDICGKTFSHKYKLTYHKCIHPSIKPNDPSTTSSKKPYRCDVCGQAFKQSTVLTSHVRTHTGEKPYQCDICNKAFTQSGALTAHKRIHTGEKPYPCDICGKTFSLKSNLTVHQHIHSD, from the coding sequence ATGGAAGAGAACTCATCTAAAAGTCAGGATTATGGTGAAATACAatccaataataatgatttatctCATCATCCACAAGTAGGCATAGAGAAGAAATCATACACATGTGACATTTGTGGAAAAACGTTCTCTGAGAAACAGATTTTCACTTCTCATAAGTGTAagcacacaggtgagaaaccatatcttTGTGAAAGCTGTGGTAAAAGTTTCTCTTTCAGGTGTGAATTCACTTCGCACTTACGCAtgcatacaggtgaaaaaccataccactgtgatactTGTGGAAGAACATTCACACATAGGAGTACATTAACTAACCATAAACGTATTCATCCtgatgagaaaccataccactgtgatatttgtggtaaagcattctctgAAAATGAAACACTAATTCATCACTTACATATTCACACTGGGGAGAAACCTTACCAATGTAAAATCTGTAGCAAAGCATTCTCACacaaatgtaaattaatataccATATGCGTATTCACACTggtgagaaaccatttcactgtgatacctgtggtaaaacTTTCTCTCAAAAGggtaaattaattaatcataaacgtattcacactggtttgaaaccataccattgtgatatttgtggtaaagcgTTTGCTGAAAGGGGAACACTAACTGGTCATATTCGTATTCATACTGGTGAAAAACCAttccattgtgatatttgtggtaaatcttttacACACAAAGTACATTTAACTCATCACAGAAGCAGCCATTCTGGAGAGAAGCCATtccactgtgatacctgtggtaaaggATTCTCAGTCAAGAGTACATTTATttctcataaacgtattcatacaggtgagaaaccataccattgtgatatctgtggaagaGCATTTACTAATACTGGAGCACGATCTCtgcataaacatattcacactggtgagaaaccataccaatGTGATATCTGTAGCAAAGCATTCTCACACAAATGTAAATTAACTtatcataaacgtattcacacaggtgagaaaccatttcgctgtgatacctgtggtaaaacattctcacAAAAGGGTAAATTAACTAATCATAaccgtattcacacaggagagaaaccatatcattgtgatatttgtggtaaaacatttgctGAAAGTGGTACACTAACCGgtcatatacgtattcatactggtgagaaaccatatcactgtgatatctgtggtaaatcatttacacGCAATGTATATTTACTTCATCACAAAAACAGTCATTCTGTTCTTAAGCCATATCCTTGTGATAGCTGCGGTAAAGATTTCTCGCACAAGAGTACATTAATTGCTCATAAACGTACTCACCCAGGTCTAAATCCattccactgtgatatctgtggtaaaacattctctcataAATATAAGTTAACTTATCATAAATGTATTCACCCTAGTATAAAACCAAACGATCCAAGTACCACCAGCAGTAAgaaaccatatcgttgtgatgtctgtggtCAGGCATTCAAACAGAGTACTGTATTAACTTCTCATGTACGTACGCAtactggtgagaaaccatatcaatgtgatatctgtaataaaGCATTCACACAGAGTGGTGCATTAACtgcacataaacgtattcatactggtgaAAAACCGTAcccttgtgatatctgtggtaaaacattttctctcAAGAGTAATTTAACTGTCCACCAACATATTCACTCAGATTAG